Proteins encoded within one genomic window of Manis pentadactyla isolate mManPen7 chromosome 4, mManPen7.hap1, whole genome shotgun sequence:
- the LOC118919694 gene encoding translational activator of cytochrome c oxidase 1 isoform X1 produces MAAWAAVSLSRAAAPYFRARCPGVRAASQRVFPASQPNPFGCSTFWGRTLHLTAAVPAGHNKWSKVRHIKGPKDMERSRIFSKLCLSIRLAVKEGGPNPELNSNLANVLEVCRSKHMPKSTIEASLKMEKAKAVYLLYEGRGPGGFSLLIEALSSSGSKCYSDIRHILSKNRGMMAEGARHSFDKKGVIIVGVEDQEKKAVNLEHALELAIEAGAEDVKETEDEEENNIFKFICDTSSLHQVRKKLDSLGLCSVSCTLEFIPHTKVQLADTDLEQAAHLIQALGNHEDVIQVYDNIE; encoded by the exons ATGGCTGCCTGGGCCGCCGTCTCCCTGAGCAGGGCCGCTGCCCCATACTTTCGGGCGCGATGCCCCGGGGTCCGGGCCGCTTCTCAGCGCGTCTTCCCGGCCTCTCAGCCTAACCCCTTTGGCTGTAGCACCTTTTGGGGTAGGACACTGCACCTCACTGCCGCGGTCCCTGCCGGACACAACAAGTGGTCTAAAGTCCGGCACATTAAGGGTCCCAAGGACATGGAAAGGAGTCGCATCTTCTCCAAGCTTTGTTTGAGCATACGCCTAGCAGTTAAAG AAGGAGGACCCAACCCTGAGCTCAACAGTAATCTGGCCAACGTCTTAGAGGTGTGTCGCAGCAAGCACATGCCCAAGTCAACGATTGAGGCATCACTGAAAATGGAG AAAGCCAAGGCTGTTTATTTGCTATATGAGGGTCGAGGCCCTGGTGGCTTTTCTCTGCTCATTGAGGCATTATCTAGCAGTGGCTCCAAGTGCTATTCGGACATCAGACATATCCTGAGCAAGAATAG GGGGATGATGGCTGAAGGAGCTCGCCACTCCTTTGACAAAAAGGGGGTGATCATAGTTGGAGTGGAGGACCAAGAGAAGAAAGCTGTGAACCTGGAGCATGCCCTGGAGCTGGCAATTGAAGCAGGAGCTGAGGATGTCAAGGAAACTGAGGACgaagaggaaaataacatttttaaa TTTATTTGTGATACCTCTTCACTGCATCAGGTGCGGAAGAAGCTGGACTCCCTGGGCTTGTGTTCTGTGTCCTGTACACTAGAGTTCATCCCCCACACAAAGGTGCAGCTGGCTGACACTGACCTGGAGCAGGCTGCCCATCTCATCCAGGCTCTTGGCAACCATGAGGATGTGATCCAAGTCTATGACAACATTGAGTAA
- the LOC118919694 gene encoding translational activator of cytochrome c oxidase 1 isoform X2, with amino-acid sequence MAAWAAVSLSRAAAPYFRARCPGVRAASQRVFPASQPNPFGCSTFWGRTLHLTAAVPAGHNKWSKVRHIKGPKDMERSRIFSKLCLSIRLAVKEGGPNPELNSNLANVLEVCRSKHMPKSTIEASLKMEKAKAVYLLYEGRGPGGFSLLIEALSSSGSKCYSDIRHILSKNRGMMAEGARHSFDKKGVIIVGVEDQEKKAVNLEHALELAIEAGAEDVKETEDEEENNIFKETYKIAKPRIFFTNGLLPSR; translated from the exons ATGGCTGCCTGGGCCGCCGTCTCCCTGAGCAGGGCCGCTGCCCCATACTTTCGGGCGCGATGCCCCGGGGTCCGGGCCGCTTCTCAGCGCGTCTTCCCGGCCTCTCAGCCTAACCCCTTTGGCTGTAGCACCTTTTGGGGTAGGACACTGCACCTCACTGCCGCGGTCCCTGCCGGACACAACAAGTGGTCTAAAGTCCGGCACATTAAGGGTCCCAAGGACATGGAAAGGAGTCGCATCTTCTCCAAGCTTTGTTTGAGCATACGCCTAGCAGTTAAAG AAGGAGGACCCAACCCTGAGCTCAACAGTAATCTGGCCAACGTCTTAGAGGTGTGTCGCAGCAAGCACATGCCCAAGTCAACGATTGAGGCATCACTGAAAATGGAG AAAGCCAAGGCTGTTTATTTGCTATATGAGGGTCGAGGCCCTGGTGGCTTTTCTCTGCTCATTGAGGCATTATCTAGCAGTGGCTCCAAGTGCTATTCGGACATCAGACATATCCTGAGCAAGAATAG GGGGATGATGGCTGAAGGAGCTCGCCACTCCTTTGACAAAAAGGGGGTGATCATAGTTGGAGTGGAGGACCAAGAGAAGAAAGCTGTGAACCTGGAGCATGCCCTGGAGCTGGCAATTGAAGCAGGAGCTGAGGATGTCAAGGAAACTGAGGACgaagaggaaaataacatttttaaa GAGACCTATAAAATAGCCAAGCCACGTATTTTCTTCACAAATGGTCTCTTACCAAGCAGGTGA